The proteins below come from a single Hydrogenispora ethanolica genomic window:
- a CDS encoding carbohydrate ABC transporter permease, whose translation MPEHEGKSDSHSAGRRFPAKFGPRPRLTLFEGLAVLVVLGGAALMIIPFIWMVSAALKDSTTFYNPDWFSRPLHWENFGQILTRLNFGLYVLNTLKITALATLGTLASCSLTAFALARFKFPGRDALFGFILVSIFLPSQVTLVPTFIIFKNLGIYNSHLPLIIPAFFGNAFGIFLLRQYFLTIPEELSDAAKVDGCGPFRLFYQIYLPLVKPVLITLAILTFQGTWGDIMNPLIYLTDQSLFTMVLGLRLIAKSQFLPQPQLEIAGNLLLILPVMLIYLFAQRYFTQSIQTTGMKG comes from the coding sequence ATGCCGGAACATGAAGGAAAATCCGATTCCCATTCGGCCGGGAGACGCTTCCCGGCAAAATTCGGGCCGCGGCCCCGGCTCACGCTGTTTGAAGGGCTCGCCGTCCTTGTGGTGCTGGGCGGGGCCGCGCTGATGATCATCCCCTTCATCTGGATGGTCTCGGCTGCCTTAAAGGATTCGACCACCTTTTATAACCCGGACTGGTTCTCCCGGCCGCTCCATTGGGAGAATTTCGGCCAGATCCTGACGCGCTTGAATTTTGGCCTCTATGTTTTGAATACCCTGAAGATTACCGCCCTGGCCACCCTGGGCACTCTGGCCTCCTGCAGCCTGACAGCGTTCGCCCTGGCCCGTTTCAAGTTTCCCGGCCGGGATGCGCTCTTCGGCTTCATCCTGGTGTCGATCTTTCTGCCGAGCCAGGTGACGCTGGTGCCGACGTTCATCATCTTTAAAAACTTAGGGATCTACAATTCGCACCTGCCCCTGATCATCCCGGCGTTCTTCGGCAATGCCTTCGGCATCTTTCTGCTGCGGCAGTATTTCCTGACCATCCCCGAGGAACTGAGCGACGCCGCCAAAGTGGACGGTTGCGGGCCGTTCCGGCTCTTTTACCAGATCTACCTGCCGCTGGTCAAACCGGTGCTGATCACCCTGGCGATCCTGACCTTCCAGGGCACCTGGGGGGATATCATGAACCCCCTGATTTACCTGACCGATCAATCCTTATTCACCATGGTGCTGGGGCTGCGGCTGATCGCCAAGAGCCAGTTCCTGCCCCAGCCGCAGCTGGAGATCGCCGGCAACCTGCTGTTAATCCTGCCGGTCATGCTGATCTATCTGTTCGCCCAGCGCTATTTCACCCAGAGCATCCAGACGACCGGCATGAAGGGTTAG
- a CDS encoding carbohydrate ABC transporter permease — translation MQNIDEVFREKPGVWAQTKRKSPWKEYLTGYLFAAPYIIGAIVFFLIPACISLYYCFMDYNLINPAMHWNNFDNFLRAFREREFGHALFNNVYYAALYVPLLTAVSLFLAILLNKSVRFFRGKFLTGLRGIYFFPSIAPWFVVASVWLWLLNADIGPVNLLLAGLGLEKIPWLDRNSGFQIPALVLVNVWKATGYMMFIFLIGLQNIPQELYESADIDGVNWWQKHRHITLPMLSPTTFFVIIYATLWGFQNFDQTYVMVFDRFSPGQQDISLPVYLYTQGFKFYKMGYASVVAWTLFLVAGGVTLIQNKLQKRWVHY, via the coding sequence ATGCAGAACATTGACGAGGTATTCCGGGAAAAACCCGGAGTCTGGGCGCAGACCAAACGGAAAAGCCCCTGGAAGGAGTATCTGACCGGTTATCTTTTTGCGGCGCCGTACATCATCGGAGCGATCGTCTTTTTTCTGATTCCGGCCTGCATATCGCTGTATTACTGCTTCATGGACTATAACCTGATCAATCCGGCGATGCACTGGAATAACTTCGACAACTTTTTGCGGGCGTTCCGGGAGCGGGAATTCGGACACGCGCTGTTCAACAACGTTTATTATGCTGCGCTCTACGTGCCGCTGCTGACGGCGGTCTCGCTGTTCCTGGCGATTCTCCTCAACAAATCGGTCCGCTTCTTCCGCGGCAAATTCTTAACCGGTTTGCGGGGGATCTACTTTTTTCCGTCGATCGCGCCGTGGTTCGTGGTCGCCAGCGTCTGGCTGTGGCTCTTGAACGCGGATATCGGCCCGGTCAATCTCCTCCTCGCCGGGCTGGGGCTTGAAAAAATTCCCTGGCTGGACCGGAATTCGGGCTTTCAAATCCCCGCCCTGGTCCTGGTCAATGTCTGGAAAGCCACCGGCTACATGATGTTCATCTTCCTGATCGGCCTCCAAAACATCCCCCAGGAGCTTTACGAATCGGCCGACATCGACGGGGTCAACTGGTGGCAGAAGCACCGCCACATCACCTTGCCGATGCTCTCGCCGACCACTTTCTTCGTGATCATCTACGCCACCCTGTGGGGCTTCCAGAACTTCGACCAGACCTATGTGATGGTGTTTGACCGGTTCTCCCCGGGGCAGCAGGATATCTCGCTGCCGGTGTATCTGTACACCCAGGGTTTCAAGTTTTACAAGATGGGCTACGCCTCGGTGGTCGCCTGGACGCTGTTCCTGGTCGCCGGGGGCGTGACGCTGATTCAGAACAAGTTACAGAAGCGCTGGGTTCATTATTGA
- a CDS encoding response regulator, translating to MPKIRVLIVDDHNVVRDGLQTLIETRATDIEVAGTAVNGQEALELVARTGPDLVLMDLRLPELNGVEATRLIRQQHPRVKVLILTSYDEEKFVVEGMRAGASGYLLKDVSWVELEDAIRTVYRGGVLMTQEIARILVNQSGANPPKQAADISEEDRLSDAILSAKEKAVLKLVAQGLDNKAIAKQMFLSEGTVRNYVSHIYELIGVHDRAQAVVWAIRHRLVDDELA from the coding sequence TTGCCGAAAATACGAGTGCTGATCGTGGATGATCACAATGTGGTCCGGGACGGGTTGCAAACCCTGATCGAGACCCGGGCGACCGACATCGAGGTGGCCGGGACGGCGGTGAACGGACAGGAGGCCCTGGAGCTGGTGGCCCGGACCGGGCCCGATCTGGTGCTGATGGATCTGCGCTTGCCCGAATTGAACGGGGTCGAGGCCACCCGGCTCATCCGCCAGCAGCACCCCCGGGTCAAGGTGCTGATCCTCACCAGCTATGACGAGGAGAAGTTTGTGGTCGAGGGGATGAGGGCCGGCGCCAGCGGCTATCTGTTAAAGGATGTGAGCTGGGTGGAGCTGGAGGACGCCATTCGCACGGTGTACCGCGGCGGCGTGCTGATGACGCAGGAGATCGCCCGGATCCTGGTGAACCAGTCCGGGGCCAATCCGCCGAAACAAGCCGCAGACATCTCCGAAGAGGATCGCTTGAGCGACGCTATCCTCTCGGCCAAGGAGAAGGCGGTGCTGAAACTGGTGGCCCAGGGCCTGGACAACAAAGCCATCGCCAAGCAGATGTTCCTCTCCGAAGGAACGGTCCGGAACTACGTCTCCCATATCTACGAGCTGATCGGGGTCCATGACCGGGCCCAGGCGGTGGTCTGGGCCATCCGGCATCGCCTGGTGGACGACGAGTTGGCCTGA
- a CDS encoding sensor histidine kinase, with product MDRFWTLVRWGGVALTTAVFGVLFLWIATRPGAGPAALELSHLGLIACCLGLAGHIALIWRATERQNKERPAPRTWWILLAWFGTATLLLLPGAHQPASAWLLATALGCSLLALRLRQVLCFAGLLSLAALVSDVWLRPRPALGTYALAGVMLAVAAGAIRFLYRELHLAREELSQLRREVGYLTQTNVRLQNHVIQEKELLLVRERDRIAREFHDTLGHTLTGLVVKLQAIQALVKVDPARAVEEIDSSCALVREALREARLAVSALRDPVSKVSRGRALWTALCETFAKCTGITIQTDIEEEFDGADDALNAVVYRFIQEALTNAYRHGEATLINVAVWCRDRELRVRVSDNGHGVNQLHEGFGITGIRERVTELQGQVGWRSEYGKGFDIAIVIPYGSGEERIS from the coding sequence ATGGATCGTTTTTGGACCCTGGTTCGCTGGGGCGGCGTGGCGCTGACCACGGCGGTTTTCGGCGTTTTGTTCCTTTGGATCGCGACCCGCCCGGGGGCGGGCCCGGCGGCATTGGAGCTGTCCCATCTGGGGCTGATCGCCTGTTGCCTGGGCCTGGCCGGCCATATCGCGCTCATCTGGCGGGCCACCGAGCGGCAGAATAAGGAGCGGCCCGCTCCCCGAACCTGGTGGATCCTGCTCGCCTGGTTCGGCACGGCGACATTGCTCCTGCTGCCCGGCGCGCACCAGCCGGCTTCGGCCTGGCTCTTGGCGACGGCCTTGGGTTGCTCCTTGCTGGCGTTGCGTCTCCGGCAAGTCCTTTGTTTTGCCGGCTTGCTCAGCCTGGCGGCCCTGGTGAGCGATGTCTGGCTCCGGCCGCGGCCGGCCCTGGGGACCTATGCCCTGGCCGGGGTGATGCTGGCCGTCGCCGCCGGGGCGATCCGTTTCTTATATCGTGAGCTCCATCTGGCCCGGGAGGAGCTGAGCCAGCTGCGCCGGGAGGTCGGCTACCTGACTCAGACCAACGTCCGGCTGCAAAATCACGTCATCCAGGAAAAAGAGCTGCTGCTGGTGCGGGAGCGGGACCGGATCGCCCGCGAGTTTCACGACACGCTCGGCCATACGTTGACGGGACTGGTCGTCAAATTGCAAGCCATTCAGGCGTTGGTAAAAGTCGATCCGGCCCGGGCCGTCGAAGAGATCGACTCCTCCTGCGCGCTGGTCCGGGAGGCGCTGCGCGAGGCCAGGCTGGCGGTCTCGGCCCTCAGGGATCCGGTGAGCAAAGTCTCGCGCGGCCGGGCGCTCTGGACCGCCCTGTGCGAGACCTTCGCCAAGTGCACCGGCATTACCATTCAAACCGATATCGAGGAAGAGTTCGACGGGGCGGACGATGCCTTGAACGCCGTGGTCTACCGCTTCATTCAGGAAGCCCTGACCAATGCGTACCGCCACGGCGAAGCGACCCTGATCAATGTGGCGGTCTGGTGCCGGGACCGGGAGCTGCGCGTCCGGGTCTCGGACAACGGCCACGGGGTCAACCAATTGCATGAAGGGTTCGGGATTACCGGCATCCGCGAGCGGGTCACCGAATTGCAGGGGCAGGTGGGCTGGAGGAGCGAATACGGAAAAGGGTTTGATATCGCGATTGTCATTCCCTACGGCTCGGGCGAGGAACGGATCTCCTGA
- a CDS encoding GH36-type glycosyl hydrolase domain-containing protein, with amino-acid sequence MKQLSEQIERYAGQYRRLKEDPEFAAERALPGRAYFLDDGEILSLPRDDGDCRYPYGESGCNFWAYTSGAMHCNDGLFAPFLRAAEGQEPRIAFFAGVPRAGGGYARVPLLGVPLLDEEAALGVERYTVFARNAAYYLTEWADFRCAVRVLVRPGREIIFTLCARNGAERARSLYLSSFLNPFLAHDIYENAEYRWFREVRVAEPPAGRDGLASFLITVNEDLSRTQSRSNYGVIRRRLTLEPGSSLIRHEETASRYQYVGGIRGNLNVSPALKRGSFGEARPVCAFTEVGAAGDILLLELGAGETARLDSAFWYGSSAAERDGVLARAIDCGAVERDWRRAGEAEAEKQRGLSAVVAGSRDGALKEKVWNGFFEQLKKQVEFCALIKGYVQPMPSSLIGIRDIFQALEGLVFWQPEAARAKMLEALQFVLPDGRCPRQYSLPVAEGVPPVMDLRPFIDQGAWIIAAVMTYLRCTADFSFLEESCGYYEIVDERAKTVRPSGLRDSVLDHLLRIVDYLVAQIDETTHCVHALYGDWNDALDGLGVSRDPAREYGTGVSVMVTLQLYQNLNDLIELLERVDALGFAGAVARYRRIRDRLRTGLFEYAVVKRDDGARRILHGWGDERSYLVGSFRDPDGQSRDSLTANAFWVLSQLYDEDTGLRRTILEAFQRLDSKYGLRTFAPHFERDAPGVGRIPKLPPGTAENGAAYVHASAFGIMALFRMGSPKQAWEQLMKSLPFTHPAVSCSPFVMPNSYGDNREKLIDGESMADWQTGSSNVIFKTLLRYVFGIEPHFDGVWIQPAAGLPWESFEFRIALRSCTLSIHYRNGGAGRRTFFLNGRRLAGVPDPLLGLEKAWLANEEFRSPQLHVQVND; translated from the coding sequence GTGAAGCAGTTGTCGGAGCAGATCGAGCGGTATGCCGGGCAGTACCGGAGACTCAAGGAAGACCCGGAGTTCGCGGCGGAGAGGGCGCTGCCCGGGCGGGCCTATTTCCTGGATGATGGCGAAATCCTGTCGCTCCCCCGCGACGACGGGGACTGCCGTTACCCCTACGGGGAGAGCGGCTGCAATTTTTGGGCCTATACCTCCGGTGCCATGCATTGCAACGACGGCTTGTTCGCGCCCTTCCTGCGGGCCGCCGAGGGTCAGGAGCCCAGGATCGCCTTTTTCGCGGGGGTTCCCCGGGCAGGCGGCGGGTATGCGCGGGTGCCGCTGTTGGGAGTGCCGCTGCTCGACGAGGAAGCGGCGCTCGGCGTCGAGCGCTATACGGTCTTTGCCCGAAACGCCGCCTATTACCTGACGGAATGGGCGGACTTCCGCTGCGCGGTCCGGGTCCTGGTCCGGCCCGGGCGGGAGATCATCTTCACCCTCTGCGCCCGGAACGGCGCGGAGCGAGCCCGGAGCCTCTATCTCTCCTCTTTCCTCAACCCCTTTCTGGCGCATGACATCTATGAGAATGCCGAATACCGCTGGTTCCGGGAGGTGCGGGTGGCGGAACCCCCGGCCGGCCGGGACGGGCTGGCCAGTTTTTTGATCACTGTCAATGAGGATCTCAGCCGGACCCAATCGCGCTCCAACTACGGCGTGATCCGCCGCCGCCTCACCCTGGAGCCGGGCAGCAGCCTGATCCGGCACGAGGAGACGGCTTCCCGCTATCAATATGTCGGCGGGATCCGGGGCAACCTCAATGTCTCGCCAGCGCTGAAGCGGGGCAGCTTCGGGGAGGCCAGACCGGTCTGCGCTTTTACCGAGGTCGGCGCGGCCGGGGACATCCTCCTGCTGGAGCTCGGCGCGGGGGAAACGGCCAGGCTGGACAGTGCCTTTTGGTACGGTTCTTCCGCGGCGGAGCGGGACGGAGTTCTGGCGCGGGCCATCGATTGCGGCGCGGTGGAAAGGGATTGGCGCCGGGCCGGGGAAGCGGAGGCCGAAAAACAGCGGGGCTTGAGCGCGGTCGTCGCGGGCTCCCGGGACGGCGCGCTGAAGGAGAAGGTGTGGAACGGCTTTTTTGAGCAGCTCAAGAAACAGGTGGAATTCTGCGCCTTGATCAAGGGCTATGTCCAGCCGATGCCCTCCTCGCTCATTGGGATCCGCGATATCTTTCAGGCCCTGGAGGGGTTGGTCTTTTGGCAGCCGGAAGCGGCCCGCGCCAAGATGCTGGAGGCGCTCCAATTCGTCCTCCCCGACGGCCGCTGCCCCCGGCAGTATTCCCTGCCGGTCGCGGAGGGCGTTCCGCCGGTCATGGATCTCCGGCCCTTCATCGATCAGGGGGCCTGGATCATCGCCGCAGTCATGACCTATCTCCGTTGCACCGCCGATTTCAGTTTCCTGGAGGAAAGCTGCGGCTATTACGAGATCGTCGACGAACGGGCCAAGACGGTGAGGCCGAGCGGCCTCCGGGACAGCGTCCTGGACCACCTGCTGAGGATCGTCGATTATCTGGTCGCGCAGATCGATGAAACGACCCACTGCGTCCACGCGCTCTATGGCGACTGGAATGACGCCCTCGACGGGCTGGGCGTGAGCCGGGACCCCGCCCGCGAATACGGGACCGGGGTGTCGGTGATGGTCACCCTCCAGCTCTACCAGAATCTCAACGACCTGATCGAGCTGCTGGAGCGGGTCGACGCCCTCGGTTTCGCCGGCGCGGTGGCGCGGTACCGCCGGATCCGGGACCGTTTGCGGACCGGGCTCTTCGAATACGCCGTGGTGAAGCGGGATGACGGCGCGCGGCGCATCTTGCACGGCTGGGGCGACGAACGCTCGTACTTGGTCGGAAGCTTCCGCGATCCGGACGGGCAATCCCGCGACAGCCTGACGGCCAATGCCTTCTGGGTGTTGTCGCAGCTGTACGACGAGGACACCGGCCTCCGCCGGACGATCCTGGAGGCTTTCCAACGGCTGGATTCCAAGTATGGGCTCAGGACCTTCGCGCCCCATTTTGAGCGGGACGCGCCGGGGGTGGGCCGGATCCCCAAGTTGCCGCCGGGCACGGCCGAAAACGGCGCGGCCTACGTCCACGCCTCGGCCTTCGGGATCATGGCCTTATTCCGGATGGGAAGTCCGAAGCAGGCTTGGGAGCAGCTGATGAAGTCATTGCCCTTCACCCACCCGGCCGTCTCCTGTTCGCCCTTTGTCATGCCCAATTCCTACGGTGATAACCGGGAGAAGCTGATCGACGGGGAATCGATGGCGGACTGGCAGACCGGCAGTTCCAACGTGATCTTCAAGACACTGCTCCGCTACGTGTTCGGGATCGAGCCTCATTTCGACGGCGTCTGGATCCAGCCCGCCGCCGGGTTGCCGTGGGAGTCCTTCGAGTTCCGGATCGCCCTCCGTTCCTGCACCCTCTCCATCCATTACCGGAACGGCGGCGCGGGCCGGCGGACCTTCTTCCTCAATGGCCGGCGGCTGGCGGGAGTCCCTGATCCGCTCCTGGGGCTGGAAAAGGCATGGCTCGCCAATGAAGAGTTTCGCTCACCCCAGCTCCATGTGCAGGTGAACGATTGA
- a CDS encoding glycoside hydrolase family 88/105 protein, with product MISLRTFSFTGFMPGRALEPHSDAAGAAAAPGGSWARRTADSVMKSHPLLMERWHYEFGLMLKAIAAVWRASGDPRYFDFIRRNMEHFVDEQGRIQTYRVGEYNLDQVNSGKILLLLDQATGDPRYRKAAAQLREQLAGHPRTAAGGFWHKKIYPHQMWLDGIYMEAPFYAEYAKVFAEPAGFDDVANQIILVAEHTRDPRTGLFYHGWDESKTQAWADPETGCSPHFWGRAVGWYAMALVDALDYFPADHPARPRLLQILQGLAEAVAKVQDPESGLWYQVLDQGPRAGNYLEASGSAMFVYALAKGVRQGYLDEGYRSVAGRGFQGMIDRLVAVDPAGGVHLNQICQVAGLGRYEPTQPYRDGSYAYYVGEPKVADDFKGVGPFILACVEMERGR from the coding sequence TTGATTTCTTTGCGGACTTTCTCATTCACCGGTTTCATGCCCGGCCGGGCGCTCGAACCCCACAGCGATGCGGCCGGGGCGGCCGCGGCGCCAGGCGGCTCCTGGGCCCGGCGCACCGCCGATTCGGTCATGAAGAGCCATCCCTTGCTCATGGAGCGCTGGCACTATGAGTTCGGCCTGATGCTCAAGGCCATCGCCGCAGTCTGGCGGGCCAGCGGCGACCCCCGCTATTTCGACTTCATCCGGCGGAACATGGAGCACTTCGTCGACGAGCAGGGCCGGATCCAGACCTACCGGGTCGGCGAGTACAACCTGGACCAGGTCAATTCGGGAAAAATCCTGCTGCTGCTGGATCAGGCCACCGGCGATCCGCGCTATCGGAAGGCAGCCGCGCAGCTGCGGGAACAATTGGCCGGGCATCCCCGGACCGCGGCCGGCGGTTTTTGGCACAAAAAGATCTATCCCCATCAGATGTGGCTGGACGGCATCTACATGGAAGCGCCTTTCTACGCCGAATATGCCAAAGTCTTCGCGGAGCCGGCCGGCTTCGACGACGTGGCCAACCAGATCATCCTCGTCGCCGAGCATACCCGCGATCCCCGGACGGGCCTCTTCTACCACGGCTGGGATGAGAGCAAGACGCAAGCCTGGGCCGACCCGGAGACCGGCTGCTCGCCGCATTTCTGGGGCCGGGCGGTGGGCTGGTACGCCATGGCCCTGGTCGATGCGCTCGATTATTTCCCGGCGGACCACCCGGCCCGGCCGCGGCTCCTGCAGATTTTGCAGGGATTGGCCGAGGCCGTGGCCAAGGTGCAGGATCCCGAGAGCGGACTCTGGTATCAGGTGCTGGATCAAGGCCCACGGGCAGGAAACTACCTGGAGGCCTCGGGCTCGGCGATGTTCGTCTATGCGCTGGCCAAAGGGGTCCGCCAGGGTTATCTGGATGAAGGCTACCGCTCCGTGGCCGGGCGCGGCTTCCAGGGCATGATTGACCGGCTGGTGGCGGTCGATCCCGCCGGAGGGGTTCATCTGAACCAGATCTGCCAAGTGGCGGGCCTGGGCCGTTACGAACCGACCCAGCCCTACCGGGACGGCTCCTATGCGTATTACGTGGGCGAACCGAAGGTGGCCGACGATTTCAAAGGAGTCGGACCCTTCATCCTGGCCTGCGTGGAGATGGAACGGGGCCGGTAA
- a CDS encoding extracellular solute-binding protein — translation MKRKFRSIVLIGLLVLVTGTGLSAHPRYPLRTNVTLTWWMELHANVALVAKNFGDTEFAKELQKRTGVRIKFLHPPLGQAKEAFDLMLASGDLPDIIEYNWFDIPGGPNSALENGYILRLNPIMNRFAPHLKRYLKKHPVYDKMVKTDEGNYYVFPFIRGSRSLVATSGPLIREDWLDELGLGIPETLDDWYGVLKAFKEKKGADPAFTCEATGPGLTGSTVNQTFEGGMDSYRDFYVDHGKVRYGSIEPQRKQYFALMNKWYHEGLIDKNFGTNTRKAVDANILSGKSGACYGSGGSGLGRYMAAMAGKKGSFRLIGAPFPTPQRGKLPRFSFLTPPYGPKNNGSAAITARCRNIEAAARLLDYAYSPEGSLFYNFGIRGLTFRMVRGYPAYTRLILKNPDGLADTMVMSNYLRGHTNGPFVQDRRYLEQYYQRPEQKAAIRNWSKTDFARFMMPPVTPTPGESEELSQIMNDINAFNDEMTMKFIMGVEPVSGFDRFVAQMKRLGIDRAIQIYQRAYSRYLNR, via the coding sequence GTGAAACGGAAATTTCGCAGTATCGTTTTGATTGGCCTGCTCGTTTTGGTGACCGGCACCGGTTTGTCCGCCCATCCGCGCTATCCGCTGCGGACCAATGTGACGCTGACTTGGTGGATGGAGCTCCATGCCAATGTGGCGCTGGTCGCCAAGAATTTCGGCGACACCGAGTTCGCCAAGGAGCTGCAGAAGCGCACCGGCGTCCGGATCAAGTTTCTTCATCCCCCGTTGGGCCAGGCGAAAGAGGCCTTCGATCTGATGCTGGCCTCGGGGGATCTGCCGGATATCATCGAATACAACTGGTTTGATATTCCGGGCGGGCCCAACAGCGCTCTGGAGAATGGCTACATTTTGCGGCTGAACCCGATCATGAACCGTTTCGCGCCCCATCTGAAACGGTATCTGAAAAAGCACCCCGTCTACGATAAGATGGTCAAGACCGACGAGGGGAACTATTATGTCTTCCCCTTCATCCGCGGCAGCCGGTCGCTGGTGGCGACCTCGGGGCCGTTAATCCGCGAGGACTGGCTGGACGAGTTGGGGTTGGGGATCCCGGAGACGCTGGATGACTGGTATGGGGTTCTCAAAGCGTTCAAAGAGAAAAAAGGCGCTGATCCGGCATTTACCTGCGAAGCCACCGGACCCGGATTGACCGGCTCCACCGTCAACCAAACCTTTGAAGGCGGAATGGACAGCTATCGCGACTTTTATGTGGATCATGGCAAGGTCAGGTACGGCTCGATCGAGCCGCAACGCAAGCAGTATTTCGCGCTCATGAACAAATGGTACCATGAAGGGCTGATTGATAAGAACTTCGGCACCAACACCCGCAAGGCGGTGGACGCCAATATCCTGTCGGGCAAAAGCGGGGCCTGCTATGGTTCGGGCGGCAGCGGCCTCGGCCGTTACATGGCGGCCATGGCCGGGAAGAAGGGGTCCTTCCGGCTCATCGGAGCGCCGTTCCCCACTCCCCAAAGAGGTAAGTTGCCGCGGTTTTCGTTCCTGACTCCGCCGTACGGCCCGAAAAATAACGGCAGCGCCGCCATTACGGCGCGGTGCCGGAATATCGAGGCGGCCGCGCGGCTGCTCGACTACGCCTACAGCCCGGAGGGCAGCTTATTCTATAATTTTGGCATCCGGGGCTTGACCTTCAGGATGGTCAGGGGATATCCGGCCTATACGCGGCTGATCCTGAAGAATCCCGACGGCCTCGCCGACACCATGGTGATGTCCAATTACCTGCGCGGCCATACCAACGGCCCCTTTGTCCAGGACCGGCGCTATCTGGAGCAATACTATCAACGGCCGGAGCAAAAAGCGGCCATCCGGAACTGGAGCAAAACCGATTTCGCCCGGTTCATGATGCCGCCGGTGACGCCGACCCCCGGGGAGAGCGAGGAACTGTCCCAGATCATGAACGACATCAACGCCTTTAATGACGAGATGACCATGAAATTCATCATGGGAGTGGAACCGGTCAGCGGCTTCGACCGCTTTGTCGCCCAGATGAAACGGCTCGGCATCGACAGGGCCATTCAAATTTACCAGCGGGCTTACAGCCGTTATCTGAACCGGTAA